In Chrysiogenes arsenatis DSM 11915, the following proteins share a genomic window:
- the purK gene encoding 5-(carboxyamino)imidazole ribonucleotide synthase, protein MPNLDHCQQPTLSKRSIGQPTRLGIIGGGQLAKMLTMEAKKLGFSVQVLDPTSDSPAGQVSDRQIVGGFFEHDKLRELATESDILTYDLEHIDTTSLRTLEAEGAIIHPAPDLLETLQDKWRQKELFAKAGLPQPAYERMDTLDTDAMRRFGFPLVQKIRRGGYDGRGVVILRDASELHRALNGPSLLERCVPLAKELAVMVARTKSGEVRTYPVAEMIFDSRSNALDILLAPARIDDQLASRARSLAKQTAEACGAVGIFGVEMFLTQDGDILVNEVAPRPHNSGHYTIEACRTSQYEQHLRAISGLPLGLTDQHTPAAMINLVGEPDAHGQPLVEGLAEALALPGVSVHLYGKREVRPFRKMGHAVAVDPDPEKALAVARTIKHIIKIQGDKTHE, encoded by the coding sequence ATGCCCAATCTCGATCATTGCCAACAGCCAACACTCAGCAAACGCTCAATTGGCCAGCCCACGCGCCTAGGGATCATCGGCGGCGGTCAACTGGCCAAAATGCTTACTATGGAAGCCAAAAAACTTGGTTTTTCGGTGCAGGTGCTCGATCCCACCAGTGATTCGCCAGCAGGTCAAGTCAGCGATAGACAGATCGTCGGCGGTTTTTTCGAGCACGACAAACTGCGCGAACTGGCTACAGAAAGCGATATCCTAACATATGATCTTGAGCATATTGACACCACATCGCTACGCACGCTGGAGGCAGAAGGAGCCATCATCCATCCTGCGCCCGATCTGCTGGAAACGTTGCAGGACAAATGGCGACAAAAAGAGCTGTTCGCAAAGGCGGGTCTGCCGCAACCTGCCTACGAGCGTATGGATACCCTTGACACTGACGCCATGCGCCGTTTCGGGTTCCCGCTGGTGCAGAAAATCCGTCGTGGTGGTTATGATGGTCGTGGCGTGGTAATTCTGCGTGACGCTTCCGAGCTGCACCGCGCCCTGAACGGCCCCAGCCTGCTGGAGCGCTGTGTTCCACTGGCGAAGGAGCTAGCGGTCATGGTAGCGCGCACCAAAAGTGGTGAAGTGCGGACATACCCGGTAGCTGAAATGATTTTCGACTCCCGCAGCAACGCGCTCGATATTTTGCTGGCACCAGCACGCATCGACGATCAACTTGCTTCACGGGCGCGTTCACTGGCAAAGCAAACCGCCGAAGCCTGCGGAGCAGTTGGTATTTTCGGGGTCGAAATGTTTCTGACTCAAGACGGTGACATACTGGTCAACGAAGTAGCTCCACGCCCCCACAACTCCGGCCACTACACCATCGAAGCCTGCCGCACCAGCCAGTACGAACAGCATTTGCGTGCTATTTCTGGCCTGCCGCTGGGGCTTACCGATCAGCACACCCCGGCAGCCATGATCAATCTGGTTGGCGAGCCGGATGCGCACGGCCAGCCGCTCGTCGAAGGGCTGGCGGAAGCACTGGCACTGCCCGGAGTCAGCGTACACCTCTATGGCAAACGCGAAGTGCGTCCTTTCCGCAAAATGGGTCATGCTGTGGCCGTTGACCCTGACCCAGAAAAAGCACTGGCCGTTGCCCGTACCATAAAGCACATCATTAAAATACAAGGAGACAAGACACATGAGTAA
- the purE gene encoding 5-(carboxyamino)imidazole ribonucleotide mutase: protein MSKAEVGIIMGSDSDLPVMQQAAEILTQLGVTYELTIVSAHRTPERLITYATTAAARGLDVIIAGAGGAAHLPGMVAACTSLPVIGVPVNATALQGIDALLSIVQMPRGVPVATVAIDNAQNAGLLAAQIMGVKRAAVRQAVEAFRQRQTQQVLEKAAALEKNTPACSGVST from the coding sequence ATGAGTAAAGCAGAAGTCGGCATTATTATGGGCAGCGATTCCGATCTGCCAGTGATGCAACAAGCCGCAGAGATCCTAACACAACTGGGCGTAACGTACGAACTTACCATTGTTTCGGCGCATCGCACGCCCGAGCGGCTGATAACCTATGCAACCACGGCGGCAGCGCGCGGCCTGGACGTTATTATTGCCGGAGCTGGCGGCGCCGCTCATCTTCCTGGCATGGTGGCAGCCTGCACCTCGTTGCCAGTTATCGGTGTGCCGGTCAACGCCACCGCACTACAGGGGATCGACGCCCTGCTTTCCATTGTCCAGATGCCGCGCGGAGTGCCAGTGGCCACCGTCGCCATTGACAATGCCCAGAATGCCGGATTGCTGGCAGCCCAGATTATGGGCGTCAAACGCGCCGCCGTGCGCCAGGCAGTCGAAGCGTTCAGACAGCGCCAAACACAACAGGTGCTGGAAAAAGCCGCCGCGCTCGAAAAAAACACACCAGCATGCAGCGGAGTCAGCACGTAA
- a CDS encoding sodium-dependent bicarbonate transport family permease, whose translation MFDNLLDPVVLCFVVGVTAGLLKSDLRFPDQLYESLSIYLLFAIGLKGGIELSRAAPGEVFVPALATIALGVIIPVLAYNVLRRLGRFNQPDAAAIAAHYGSVSAVTYAVVIAYLVRLGQSYESYMTVLLVVLEIPAIAIGILIARLRTSSGSIKWGSLLHEVFLGKSIYLLMAGLLVGLLSGAERSEAIAPLFSGLFKGALALFLLEMGIITSRRLGDLRQAGPFLIVFGMAMPLFSGALGTIAGVLSGLSLGGTTVLATLAGSASYIAAPAAMRIAVPKANPTLYLAASLGVTFPFNIIAGIPIYYAMANFAHSLGGF comes from the coding sequence ATGTTCGATAACTTGCTTGATCCCGTTGTGTTATGTTTTGTCGTAGGCGTAACCGCCGGGTTACTGAAGTCCGACCTACGCTTTCCCGATCAACTGTACGAAAGCCTTAGCATCTACCTGCTTTTTGCCATTGGCCTCAAAGGCGGTATCGAACTTTCTCGCGCAGCTCCGGGCGAAGTGTTTGTGCCAGCGCTCGCCACCATTGCGCTGGGAGTCATCATTCCCGTGCTGGCCTACAATGTGCTCAGGCGCTTGGGTCGCTTCAATCAACCGGATGCCGCTGCCATTGCCGCCCATTACGGATCGGTGAGTGCCGTCACCTACGCCGTGGTGATCGCGTACCTTGTGCGGCTTGGGCAGAGCTACGAATCGTACATGACGGTGCTGCTCGTCGTACTGGAGATCCCCGCTATCGCCATCGGTATCCTGATCGCCCGCCTGCGCACCAGTTCTGGCAGCATCAAGTGGGGTTCACTGCTACACGAAGTGTTCCTTGGGAAAAGCATCTACTTACTGATGGCTGGCCTGCTGGTTGGCCTGCTTAGCGGTGCTGAACGGAGCGAAGCCATCGCCCCGCTTTTCAGCGGCCTGTTTAAAGGGGCACTTGCCCTTTTCTTACTGGAAATGGGGATTATTACGTCGCGACGTTTAGGCGACCTGCGTCAGGCAGGCCCTTTTCTGATCGTCTTCGGCATGGCGATGCCGCTGTTCAGCGGTGCGCTTGGCACCATCGCAGGGGTACTCAGTGGACTTTCTCTGGGCGGCACTACTGTGCTTGCCACCCTTGCGGGGAGTGCGTCCTACATCGCGGCGCCAGCGGCCATGCGGATAGCTGTACCCAAAGCGAACCCTACCCTCTATTTAGCGGCATCGCTTGGGGTTACGTTCCCGTTTAATATCATCGCAGGCATTCCCATCTATTATGCGATGGCGAATTTTGCCCACAGCTTAGGAGGTTTCTGA
- a CDS encoding P-II family nitrogen regulator: protein MPPIQRKLITIIAESALENRLVRDMKGFGVSGYTVFDVRGEGTRGKRKGDWDHNRSVCLTSICQSDLAHAILDHIAATYFEDYAIVAYLSDVEVHRGNKF from the coding sequence ATGCCACCAATTCAACGCAAACTGATTACGATCATCGCGGAGTCTGCTTTGGAAAACCGGCTGGTGCGCGATATGAAAGGCTTTGGCGTGAGCGGCTATACCGTTTTTGACGTGCGCGGCGAAGGGACGCGCGGCAAACGCAAAGGGGACTGGGATCATAACCGCAGCGTCTGCCTGACCAGCATTTGTCAGAGCGATTTGGCTCATGCTATACTCGACCACATAGCCGCCACCTATTTTGAGGATTATGCTATTGTCGCCTACCTAAGCGATGTTGAAGTACACCGTGGCAACAAATTTTAA
- a CDS encoding helix-turn-helix transcriptional regulator — protein MPTHESQPERKTPGGEWTFLNNHTHVLLCLAREPGARLRDVAQLVGITERAVQKIVRELEESAVLQRFRDGRRNRYQIDLQQPLRHPLESNFTVGELLGLFFHKEESN, from the coding sequence ATGCCCACACACGAGAGCCAACCAGAGCGGAAAACCCCTGGCGGCGAATGGACCTTTCTGAATAATCACACGCATGTTTTGCTGTGTCTGGCACGCGAGCCGGGAGCCAGACTGCGCGACGTCGCACAGCTTGTCGGCATTACCGAGCGCGCCGTGCAGAAAATCGTGCGCGAACTGGAGGAAAGCGCGGTTCTGCAACGCTTTCGCGATGGCCGCCGCAATCGTTACCAGATCGACCTGCAACAACCGTTGCGTCATCCACTGGAGAGCAACTTCACGGTAGGGGAGTTGCTGGGGCTATTTTTTCATAAAGAGGAATCGAATTGA
- a CDS encoding indolepyruvate oxidoreductase subunit beta translates to MSKITNILIAGVGGQGILLASEILSEIALRLGLDVKKSEVHGMAQRGGSVVSHVRIGEKVFSPLIAQGASDFLLSFEKMETLRWQGLIGPQTVSIINDTRIVPTNVNVGIDSYPEDLDAYFQQNMKKYFLVDASQLATEAGTIKATNVVLIGSLARLMHYDKQIWLDVIQEKVPPKTVAVNTKAFELGYNAVAQ, encoded by the coding sequence ATGAGTAAAATAACCAATATCCTGATTGCTGGCGTGGGTGGACAGGGAATTCTGCTGGCCAGCGAAATTCTCAGCGAAATCGCGCTGCGCCTCGGCCTTGATGTCAAGAAAAGCGAAGTGCACGGCATGGCACAACGTGGCGGTTCGGTTGTCAGTCACGTGCGCATTGGCGAAAAGGTCTTTTCGCCACTGATTGCGCAAGGAGCGAGCGACTTTTTACTCTCCTTTGAAAAGATGGAAACCCTCCGCTGGCAGGGGCTGATCGGGCCGCAAACCGTGAGTATCATCAATGATACCCGTATTGTCCCCACCAATGTGAACGTTGGGATTGACAGCTACCCCGAAGACCTTGACGCCTATTTCCAGCAGAACATGAAAAAGTACTTTCTCGTCGATGCGTCGCAGTTGGCGACTGAGGCGGGAACGATTAAAGCCACCAACGTGGTGCTGATTGGCTCGCTCGCGCGACTGATGCACTATGACAAGCAGATCTGGCTGGATGTTATTCAGGAAAAAGTGCCGCCAAAAACCGTGGCCGTGAACACGAAAGCATTTGAACTTGGTTACAACGCAGTAGCGCAGTAA
- the iorA gene encoding indolepyruvate ferredoxin oxidoreductase subunit alpha — protein sequence MTQTTVEYAEKVLLSGNEAIAMAAVDAGVKLASGYPGTPSTEILENLAKYRAVYCEWAPNEKVALEVCIGASFAGARALSTMKHVGLNVAADPLFTAAYTGVRGGLVVICADDPGMHSSQNEQDNRHYGPAAKVLILEPSDSDEAYHFTRMAFDLSEEFDIPVIVRTTTRVNHGKGVVHRAAPLDLSGRHCSLEVNPQKYVMIPAFARARHVVLEETLNKLRLHAAESELNRTDMKNDRSVGVITSGASYQYVMEVIPENWSVLKLGMIHPLSDDVLSRFCSSVERVIVVEELDPYIETAVKALGFKCDGKNLFGLQGELNPDLVAKGFGIPSSSTTIPAKALPPRPPVLCPGCPHRGTFTVLKKLKTFVSGDIGCYTLGVNKPLDGIHACVCMGASLGMAHGMGHVLSGAEKKKVVAVIGDSTFLHTGINSLINMVYNKSTGTVFILDNRTTAMTGQQENPGYGTTLMGEATNNVDMVALCRAVGVEHVYKGNPFDTVKLHELAKREIERDELSVVIVEKECVLAFREIIEEPLTIDALKCIGCKACLKVGCPALVWDGAGKKVTVDITLCTGCDVCVPECPVDAFIVPEKKNRGEV from the coding sequence ATGACACAAACCACTGTTGAATATGCCGAGAAGGTTCTCCTTTCCGGCAACGAAGCCATTGCTATGGCCGCTGTCGATGCGGGCGTCAAATTGGCATCTGGCTACCCAGGAACGCCGAGTACCGAGATTTTAGAAAATTTGGCGAAATATCGCGCCGTGTATTGCGAGTGGGCGCCGAACGAAAAGGTAGCCCTTGAAGTGTGTATTGGCGCTTCGTTTGCCGGAGCACGCGCCCTTTCAACCATGAAGCACGTTGGCCTGAACGTGGCCGCCGATCCACTTTTCACCGCCGCCTATACCGGCGTGCGTGGTGGTTTGGTCGTTATTTGCGCCGACGATCCCGGCATGCATTCCAGTCAGAACGAGCAGGATAACCGCCACTACGGGCCAGCCGCTAAAGTGCTGATCCTAGAGCCATCGGATTCTGACGAAGCGTACCATTTTACCCGCATGGCATTCGATCTGAGTGAGGAATTTGATATCCCCGTTATTGTTCGTACGACTACACGTGTGAACCATGGGAAAGGGGTCGTTCACCGCGCCGCACCGCTTGACCTCAGCGGTCGCCACTGTTCGTTGGAAGTCAATCCGCAGAAATACGTGATGATTCCCGCTTTTGCCCGCGCGCGTCACGTGGTGCTGGAAGAGACGTTGAATAAACTGCGCTTGCACGCTGCCGAGAGTGAACTGAACCGAACTGACATGAAAAACGATCGTTCGGTTGGCGTCATTACTTCCGGTGCCAGTTACCAATACGTGATGGAAGTGATTCCGGAAAACTGGAGCGTTCTCAAACTCGGTATGATTCATCCGCTGAGTGACGATGTGCTGAGCCGCTTCTGCTCCAGCGTAGAGCGTGTCATCGTAGTCGAAGAACTTGATCCTTATATTGAAACCGCCGTGAAAGCGCTCGGCTTCAAGTGCGATGGCAAAAACCTGTTTGGCTTGCAAGGCGAGTTAAATCCCGACCTTGTAGCAAAAGGGTTCGGTATTCCATCGTCTTCGACGACGATCCCTGCCAAAGCGTTGCCGCCGCGTCCGCCAGTGCTCTGCCCTGGATGCCCGCACCGTGGCACGTTTACCGTTCTAAAAAAACTCAAAACCTTTGTTTCCGGCGATATCGGTTGCTATACCCTTGGGGTCAATAAGCCGCTGGACGGTATTCATGCTTGCGTGTGTATGGGTGCCAGCCTTGGTATGGCGCACGGGATGGGGCATGTGCTCAGTGGTGCGGAGAAGAAGAAAGTTGTGGCCGTGATTGGCGACTCTACTTTCCTGCACACTGGCATCAACTCACTCATTAACATGGTCTACAATAAATCAACTGGCACGGTGTTTATCCTTGATAACCGCACCACCGCGATGACAGGCCAGCAGGAAAATCCGGGCTACGGCACCACGCTGATGGGCGAAGCGACGAACAATGTCGACATGGTGGCGCTCTGCCGCGCGGTTGGCGTGGAGCACGTGTACAAAGGCAACCCGTTTGATACGGTAAAATTGCATGAGCTGGCAAAGCGCGAAATCGAGCGCGACGAGCTGAGCGTGGTTATCGTGGAAAAAGAGTGCGTTCTCGCTTTCCGCGAAATCATCGAAGAACCACTGACCATTGACGCGCTCAAGTGTATCGGTTGCAAAGCCTGCCTGAAAGTTGGCTGCCCTGCACTCGTGTGGGATGGCGCAGGCAAAAAAGTGACCGTCGATATTACCCTTTGCACCGGTTGCGATGTTTGTGTTCCAGAATGCCCAGTTGATGCCTTTATTGTTCCGGAAAAAAAGAATCGTGGTGAAGTATGA
- a CDS encoding DUF2126 domain-containing protein: MTISVAIHHRTVYKFDRLVSLSPHIFRLRPAVHSRTPIKGYSLRITPEKHFINWQQDPFGNFLARVVFPEKTRELTVEVEVLADMTVINPFDFFAEEYAETFPFTYKEQLKKELIPYMEVTERGPLLLKWLKQIDTSEPLRSVDFLVKVNSLISQHIGYSIRMEPGVQTAEETLASRVGSCRDSAWLLVQILRHLGLAARFVSGYLVQLTADVKSLDGPSGPEKDFTDLHAWTEVYLPGAGWIGLDPTSGLFAGEGHIPLAGTPDPISAAPVTGMTDKCETEFEFENRVTRIHEDPRTTKPYTDEQWEAVKALGYKVDEVLDANDVRLTMGGEPTFISVDDMEAPEWNTAADGPQKRALAQDLILRLREAFGAGGVLQYGQGKWYPGEPLPRWQYGCFWRKDRQPVWRNPKLLASPAVDYKHGIEHAEQFIQSLADHLGIAKNFTQPAYEDTWYHLWKEKNLPVNVDPLKVNLKDDLERQQLAKLLERGLDVPTGYVIPLAWDYQRTGWRSCRWEFRRKNLFLLPGTSPMGFRLPLDSVQWVAPEERPKIQPRCLFDKVPPLGDMYGEVTRRYSKLVDERTAGAEYADTHQVASGETAVFPTALCVEPRDGRLHIFLPPMAYLEHYLDLIASIEATARVTKLPVILEGYNPPRDWRMEQLMVTPDPGVIEVNIHPANNWDEIVRNTTTLYEHAHFSRLGTEKFMLDGRHVGTGGGNHVTIGGATASDSPMLRRPDVLRSFITYWQHHPGLSYLFSGMFIGPTSQAPRVDEGRHETLYELEIAFQEMPDKDQHTPFWMVDRLLRNLLVDITGNTHRAEFCIDKLFSPDSSTGRLGIVELRAFDMPPHARMSCVQMLLVRSLLAWFWQTPYEKPLVRWGTQLHDRFMLPHYVHRDVADVVGDLNRAGFPFQLDWFDPFLEFRFPHYGRVIIRDMEVELRMAIEPWHVLGEEVTGQGTARYVDSSVERVQVRVKGMIDSRYVLTCNGRRVPLCNTGTQGEYVAGIRYRAWQPPSALHPTIAPHAPIVLDIIDTWSGHSVGGCTYHVAHPGGLSYETFPVNAYEAESRRISRFWGYGHTPGQVSAQGGMVQLADYAPNGRIETREPLRESIDPEHPYTLDLRRKPQQ, translated from the coding sequence ATGACCATTTCTGTCGCCATCCATCACCGTACGGTCTACAAGTTTGATCGCCTCGTTTCGCTTTCCCCTCATATCTTTCGCCTTCGTCCTGCGGTGCATAGCCGCACCCCGATCAAAGGATATTCGCTGCGGATTACACCGGAAAAACACTTTATCAATTGGCAGCAAGATCCATTTGGCAATTTTCTTGCTCGGGTTGTCTTTCCCGAAAAAACCCGTGAACTTACCGTAGAAGTAGAAGTATTGGCAGATATGACGGTTATCAATCCGTTTGATTTCTTTGCCGAAGAATATGCAGAAACTTTTCCTTTCACCTATAAAGAGCAACTGAAAAAAGAACTCATCCCGTATATGGAAGTGACGGAACGCGGCCCGCTCCTTCTGAAGTGGCTGAAACAAATTGATACTTCTGAGCCACTCCGCAGTGTCGATTTCTTAGTGAAAGTCAACAGCCTTATTTCACAACATATTGGATATTCCATTCGCATGGAGCCCGGCGTACAAACGGCAGAAGAAACACTGGCATCGCGTGTTGGTTCGTGTCGTGACTCCGCATGGTTGCTGGTGCAGATCTTGCGTCACCTCGGTTTGGCGGCGCGTTTTGTGTCTGGCTATCTCGTGCAGCTTACCGCTGATGTCAAGTCGCTCGACGGCCCTTCCGGTCCTGAAAAAGATTTTACCGATCTGCACGCTTGGACAGAAGTCTATCTCCCCGGCGCAGGCTGGATTGGTCTTGATCCAACGTCAGGCCTCTTTGCGGGCGAAGGGCATATCCCATTGGCGGGAACGCCCGACCCAATCAGCGCCGCCCCCGTCACCGGGATGACCGACAAATGCGAGACTGAATTTGAATTTGAAAACCGCGTCACACGCATTCACGAAGACCCCCGCACCACGAAGCCGTATACCGATGAGCAGTGGGAAGCGGTGAAAGCGCTCGGATACAAAGTTGATGAAGTGCTTGATGCCAACGATGTGCGACTGACGATGGGTGGCGAACCAACCTTTATTTCGGTTGACGATATGGAAGCGCCCGAATGGAACACTGCCGCCGATGGCCCACAGAAACGAGCGCTCGCACAGGATTTGATTCTGCGACTGCGTGAAGCCTTTGGTGCTGGTGGCGTGTTGCAGTACGGGCAGGGGAAATGGTATCCCGGTGAGCCGCTTCCCCGCTGGCAGTATGGTTGTTTCTGGCGCAAAGATCGTCAGCCAGTATGGCGCAACCCCAAGCTTCTCGCCAGTCCAGCCGTCGATTACAAGCACGGTATCGAGCACGCTGAGCAATTCATACAGTCACTTGCCGACCATCTTGGCATTGCGAAAAACTTTACACAGCCAGCGTATGAAGACACATGGTATCACCTGTGGAAAGAGAAAAATCTCCCCGTCAACGTCGACCCACTGAAAGTCAACCTGAAGGATGACCTTGAACGACAGCAACTTGCCAAGCTCCTTGAGCGTGGGCTCGATGTTCCAACCGGCTATGTAATCCCGCTGGCATGGGATTACCAACGCACCGGATGGCGTTCGTGCCGCTGGGAGTTCCGGCGTAAAAATTTATTTCTTCTTCCCGGCACCTCACCGATGGGATTTCGCCTGCCACTTGATTCCGTGCAGTGGGTCGCACCGGAAGAGCGTCCAAAAATCCAGCCCCGTTGTCTTTTTGATAAAGTGCCTCCACTTGGCGACATGTACGGTGAAGTAACGCGACGCTACAGCAAACTGGTCGACGAGCGCACGGCGGGTGCCGAATATGCCGACACGCATCAGGTTGCCAGTGGCGAAACCGCTGTGTTCCCTACGGCACTGTGCGTGGAACCACGCGATGGCCGGTTGCACATCTTCCTCCCTCCAATGGCATATCTAGAGCATTATCTTGACCTTATCGCCAGTATCGAAGCAACGGCTCGCGTTACGAAACTTCCGGTTATCCTTGAAGGCTACAACCCCCCGCGTGACTGGCGCATGGAACAACTGATGGTGACGCCTGATCCAGGCGTTATCGAAGTCAACATTCACCCCGCGAATAACTGGGACGAAATCGTGCGCAACACGACTACGTTGTATGAACATGCCCATTTTTCGCGCCTTGGCACGGAAAAGTTTATGCTTGATGGGCGCCATGTTGGAACTGGCGGCGGCAACCACGTGACGATTGGTGGTGCAACGGCGTCTGATAGCCCAATGCTGCGCCGTCCTGATGTGCTGCGCAGCTTTATCACCTATTGGCAGCATCATCCCGGCCTGTCGTATCTTTTTTCCGGTATGTTTATCGGGCCGACATCGCAAGCGCCACGTGTTGACGAAGGGCGCCACGAAACGCTCTACGAACTCGAAATTGCGTTCCAAGAAATGCCGGATAAAGATCAGCACACACCGTTCTGGATGGTTGATCGCCTGCTGCGCAATCTGCTGGTAGATATCACCGGCAACACGCACCGCGCTGAATTTTGCATCGATAAACTCTTTTCGCCTGACTCCAGTACGGGGCGACTGGGGATTGTCGAACTGCGCGCCTTTGATATGCCGCCACACGCTCGTATGAGCTGCGTGCAGATGTTGCTGGTTCGTTCGCTGCTCGCATGGTTCTGGCAGACGCCGTATGAAAAACCACTCGTCCGCTGGGGGACACAGTTACACGACCGCTTTATGCTGCCGCATTATGTGCATCGTGACGTTGCCGATGTCGTCGGCGACCTGAATCGTGCTGGGTTCCCTTTTCAGCTTGATTGGTTTGACCCATTCCTTGAATTCCGCTTCCCGCATTATGGTCGCGTGATTATTCGCGATATGGAAGTGGAATTGCGGATGGCGATTGAGCCGTGGCACGTGCTGGGCGAAGAGGTGACGGGGCAGGGAACCGCGCGCTATGTTGATTCCTCCGTTGAACGCGTGCAAGTGCGCGTCAAAGGGATGATTGACAGTCGCTACGTGCTGACCTGCAACGGGCGGCGCGTGCCGCTTTGCAATACCGGAACGCAGGGCGAATATGTTGCGGGGATTCGCTACCGCGCCTGGCAGCCGCCATCAGCGTTGCACCCGACCATTGCTCCGCACGCCCCGATCGTGCTCGATATCATCGACACTTGGAGCGGCCACAGCGTTGGCGGGTGCACCTACCATGTCGCCCACCCCGGCGGACTCAGCTACGAAACCTTCCCCGTCAATGCGTATGAAGCCGAATCGCGCCGCATCAGCCGCTTTTGGGGCTATGGCCACACGCCGGGGCAAGTATCAGCTCAGGGCGGGATGGTGCAACTCGCTGACTACGCGCCGAATGGACGGATTGAAACGCGCGAACCGCTGCGCGAGAGTATCGACCCCGAACATCCGTACACCCTAGATCTGCGCCGCAAGCCGCAGCAATAG